A section of the Castanea sativa cultivar Marrone di Chiusa Pesio chromosome 12, ASM4071231v1 genome encodes:
- the LOC142621174 gene encoding cytochrome P450 71B34-like gives MALDTIPLWLPLLLVLPLLLLMKKKMDERSSKNLPPSPPKLPIIGNLHQLGVLPHQSMWQLSKKYGSIMLLQLSGITIVIISSADAAREVLKVHDLACCSRPPLACSKVFSYNYRDMAFSPYGDYWREIRKICVLELFSVKRVQSYQFIREEEVALFVDSISPYASSATPIDLSEKLFALTASITFRIGFGKSFRGSGLDNERFQAVIHEVMSMIGSYNASEFLPFVGWIIDTLSGRFKRLERVFHELDTLFQQVIDLHLDPERTKPEHEDIIDVLLRIEREQAESGDTARFTKQNIKAVLLNIFLGGIDTSAITMIWAMAELAKNPGLMKKAQDEVRSFIGNKGKVTESDTGHLHYLKMIVKETFRLHPPGTLLFPRETMSHFKINGYDIYPKMLVQVNAWAIGRDPKYWENPEEFIPERFMDNSIDYKGQNFELLTFGSGRRGCPGIYMATTTIELALANLLYCFNWKLPDGMKEEDINMEEAAGLSLTTSKKTALNLVPTALF, from the exons ATGGCTCTTGATACCATACCTTTATGGCTTCCTCTTCTCCTTGTTCTCCCTCTTCTGTTGCTCATGAAAAAAAAGATGGATGAGCGGAGTTCAAAGAACCTTCCACCAAGCCCTCCTAAGCTCCCTATTATAGGTAACTTACACCAACTTGGTGTGTTACCCCACCAATCTATGTGGCAACTCTCCAAGAAATATGGCTCTATAATGCTCCTTCAACTCAGTGGCATAACAATTGTCATAATATCTTCTGCTGATGCTGCAAGAGAAGTCTTAAAAGTTCATGATCTTGCCTGTTGCAGTAGACCTCCCTTAGCTTGCTCTAAAGTTTTTTCCTACAATTATAGGGACATGGCTTTTTCACCTTATGGTGATTACTGGAGAGAGATAAGGAAAATATGTGTTCTTGAACTTTTTAGCGTGAAGAGGGTGCAGTCCTATCAGTTCATTAGGGAAGAAGAAGTTGCTTTGTTTGTCGATTCTATATCTCCCTATGCATCTTCTGCAACCCCTATTGATCTTTCTGAAAAGCTGTTTGCCCTCACTGCAAGTATAACTTTTAGGATTGGTTTTGGTAAAAGTTTCCGCGGGAGTGGTTTAGACAATGAAAGGTTTCAAGCAGTGATTCATGAGGTAATGTCCATGATAGGAAGCTACAATGCATCTGAATTCTTGCCCTTCGTGGGATGGATTATAGACACTTTATCTGGTAGATTTAAAAGGCTTGAAAGGGTTTTTCATGAGTTGGATACTTTATTCCAACAGGTCATTGATCTCCATCTTGATCCTGAGAGGACAAAACCAGAGCATGAAGACATTATCGATGTGCTACTAAGAATTGAAAGGGAGCAAGCTGAGTCTGGCGATACTGCTCGgttcacaaaacaaaacattaagGCAGTCCTCTTG AATATATTTTTAGGTGGAATTGACACTAGTGCAATTACCATGATATGGGCGATGGCAGAGCTTGCTAAGAACCCCGGATTGATGAAAAAAGCACAAGATGAAGTTAGAAGTTTCATTGGAAATAAAGGGAAAGTCACTGAAAGCGACACTGGCCACCTTCATTATCTAAAGATGATAGTTAAAGAAACTTTTAGATTGCATCCTCCAGGGACTCTACTTTTCCCAAGAGAAACCATGTCACACTTTAAGATCAATGGTTACGACATTTACCCAAAAATGTTAGTACAAGTTAATGCTTGGGCAATAGGACGAGATCCTAAATACTGGGAGAACCCAGAAGAATTCATCCCAGAAAGGTTCATGGATAACTCCATTGATTATAAaggtcaaaattttgagttattgACATTTGGATCTGGTCGAAGAGGTTGTCCTGGGATATATATGGCAACAACAACAATTGAGCTTGCACTTGCAAATCTTTTATATTGTTTCAATTGGAAATTACCTGATGGGATGAAAGAGGAAGATATCAACATGGAAGAGGCAGCTGGTCTTAGCCTTACTACCAGTAAGAAAACAGCTTTGAACCTTGTGCCAACCGCATTGTTTTAA
- the LOC142620159 gene encoding protein FAR-RED ELONGATED HYPOCOTYL 3-like: MGIHVPSNVPMESTSFKGMEFEANEIEYDFYNEYGRKAGFSIRKEMLRNTHLLKNESQFNDDFLACIYEYNGEDEFLTAWNEMLDMYDVRENKWLIDLFKLNEKWAQAYVKRTFTAGMKTTQLSESFNADLKDCLRTDLNIVEFFTHFERVVNQKWDKELEAKYNSRHKFPRLKLKSSPMLNQVATVYTPTLFDLFQTKVKEVMALSILERNVSQTHSYVVGVFNQYGKYEVIWNPLDETLSCSCRKFESFGILCRHSLKVLDVLDIKLISNRYIMKRWIRDAKDGSGKNCTTHNIKPDT; the protein is encoded by the exons ATGGGAATACATGTTCCTTCTAATGTGCCCATGGAATCTACCTCATTTAAAGGGATGGAGTTTGAAGCAAATGAGattgaatatgatttttataatgaatatggCAGAAAGGCTGGTTTTAGCATTAGAAAAGA AATGCTAAGAAACACTCATTTACTCAAAAATGAGTCTCAATTTAACGATGATTTCTTAGCATGTATCTATGAGTATAATGGTGAAGATGAGTTTCTTACAGCTTGGAATGAAATGCTGGATATGTACGATGTTCGTGAAAATAAATGGTTAATTGATCTATTTAAATTAAACGAAAAATGGGCCCAAGCATATGTTAAGAGAACTTTCACTGCAGGAATGAAGACAACCCAGCTTAGTGAGAGTTTCAATGCTGACTTGAAGGATTGCTTGCGTACTGATCTCAATATAGTAGAGTTTTTCACTCATTTTGAAAGAGTTGTCAATCAAAAATGGGATAAGGAGTTAGAAGCAAAATACAACTCTAGACATAAATTTCCAAGATTGAAGCTCAAAAGCTCTCCTATGCTTAATCAAGTAGCAACAGTGTACACGCCTAcattgtttgatttatttcagaCAAAAGTTAAAGAGGTGATGGCACTTTCCATCCTAGAACGCAATGTGAGTCAAACACATAGTTATGTGGTTGGAGTTTTCAATCAATATGGAAAATATGAAGTCATTTGGAATCCATTAGATGAGACTCTATCTTGTAGTTGCAGAAAGTTTGAGTCATTTGGTATTTTATGTAGGCATAGTTTGAAAGTTCTTGATGTATTGGATATCAAGTTGATTTCTAATAGATATATCATGAAGAGGTGGATAAGAGATGCAAAAGATGGAAGCGGAAAAAATTGCACAACACATAACATTAAGCCGGATACTTGA